The nucleotide sequence TAAGAAGCTCTACGTCACGTTCAACGCGAACGTCTACACCAAAGAGCAGCTGGACTTCCTGTACGGCTACTTCGAGAGGCTGCACGCGGCCGGCGCGGCGGGCGTCATCGTGTCGGTGCCGGAGGCTGTGGAGCCGGCGGCCGACAGTGGCCTGGCGGTGGTGGCGTCCACCATGTGCGGCGTGTACAACGCCGACATCGCGCGCTTCTACCGCGAGCTTGGCTGCACGCGCGTCATCGTGCCGCGCGACATGGGGCTGGCCGAGATCGAGGCGCTGGCGGAAGCCGTGCCCGATGTGGAGCTGGAGGTATTCCTCATGCGAAACGGCTGCATCTTCGCAGACGGCTACTGCCTGGGCCGTCACTTCCAGAACCGCAACGCGCTCTGCTGGGATGTGCGCCACGCCGACCGGGAGTTCTACACCGTGGGGCGCGGCAGAAGCCTGTCGGGCGCTGCACGCGAGAACAACGAGGCCTACGGGCGGTTCCACCGCACTGCCTGCGGCCTGTGTGCCATATACCGTTTGGAGCGTGCCGGCGTGGCCGCGGCGAAGATCGTGGGTCGCTCGGACGACTCGGCCTGCATCCTGCGCGACATCGAGGCCGTCGTGCGCAACGTGGAGATCGCGCGCGCGTGCGTCGACGAACAGGAGTACCTTGCGCGTATGGATGTGCCGCCCGAGCGCGCCGCCGCCTGCACGGACGGGCTGTCGTGCTACTACCCGGAGGTGAGGTTTCCCCGCACGGTCGCGCCGCGCGTCCCTCGGCGCGCGGCGGGGTAGGGCCGGCGGTGCCGATCCTCGCGCGCTCCCAGCGCGGGCGTGCAGGAACCCCCCCCCTGAGCCGGCAGGTGCACTGTTGCGAGCTTCTTCGTCAGCGTGCGTTTTGCCGTGGATGGGCGCACGCTGCCTGCCTTGCCCTTTTGAAGCAGAGCGCCTCCTCGTAGGCTTCGGCCAAAAGGTCGCCAGGGTTCAGGTCGAGCGCCTCCGCTATCCTCATTGCCATGGTGACGGAGGTGGCGCTCTTGCCGCATTCGATGCGGCAGAGGTGCGTGTGGCTCATGCCCACCATGAGGGCGAACTTCCTGATCGAGAGTCGCTCGCTCATCCTGTGCCGCGACACGACAAGGCCGAGTGCCTGCTTGAAGGCCACCGTGTCTCCCAGATAGCTGCTCGTTTCGATTGTCATGGAG is from Gordonibacter urolithinfaciens and encodes:
- a CDS encoding peptidase U32 family protein — protein: MNPLVPVNDRAYLGRYAEAGGEEFYVGFHDAAWHERFGDVADLNRMTGFQHQANPYGFDEVLDIVDEVRVLGKKLYVTFNANVYTKEQLDFLYGYFERLHAAGAAGVIVSVPEAVEPAADSGLAVVASTMCGVYNADIARFYRELGCTRVIVPRDMGLAEIEALAEAVPDVELEVFLMRNGCIFADGYCLGRHFQNRNALCWDVRHADREFYTVGRGRSLSGAARENNEAYGRFHRTACGLCAIYRLERAGVAAAKIVGRSDDSACILRDIEAVVRNVEIARACVDEQEYLARMDVPPERAAACTDGLSCYYPEVRFPRTVAPRVPRRAAG
- a CDS encoding helix-turn-helix domain-containing protein: MTIETSSYLGDTVAFKQALGLVVSRHRMSERLSIRKFALMVGMSHTHLCRIECGKSATSVTMAMRIAEALDLNPGDLLAEAYEEALCFKRARQAACAHPRQNAR